The DNA region acacaaaaaaggataaatggacacaaatcagacattaggaatgcaatatacaaaaacctgtaggagagcacttcaacctccctggccacactatagcagaccttaatgtggccatcctgcagcaaaaaaacttcaggaccagacttcaaagagaaactgctgagcttcagttcatctgcaaatttgacaccatcagctcaggattgaacaaagactgtgaatggcttgccaactacagaaccagtttctcctctcttggttttcacacctcagctgctagaacagggcctcatcctccctgattgaactgacctcgttatctctagcttgcttgctagcatatatttacctgcccctggaaatttccactacatgcatctgaggaagtgggtattcacccacaaaagctcatgctccaaaacgtctgttagtctataaggtgccacaggagtctttgctgcttttacagatccagactaacatggctacccctctgatacttgacaaaagaTATAGGCGTTTTGGTGCCTTCATTTTCAGATGCCAAATCTGAGATCCTTTAACGGGGCCTGAttttctgcaggtgctgagcagctgcctTCTGGAAGCCAGGCCTGTTTTAATtgctagacacttttgaaaaccttggccttAATTGAATTCTGAGCTTGTGACTAAAGGGGTGACATGTGAgactgctgggaagagatggagcTTCATGTGAGGTGCGCCAGTCCTACCAAAGGCTCCACTCACAAGGTAGGGATCCTGGTGATGGTTACTCCCACGGTTACTGGCCAACTCTCGCAGTCTTGTTGCAAGTGTCATAACAGCTGGTGCTTTTCTTATAGACCCAGCTCATGGAGTCATCTGATGATGTGAGAATtgggtttttcattttaaatctataaaagcaggtttctagcccttgtgagtgggagaaaaaagcttgaaatcGTGGTGCCCTGAGGCTCAGAAATCAAAAGGTTAATAAAAGAACTGCAAGGACAGTAGCTTTAAAACCTTATGATTTGCTAAGTCCATTTCATGATTGTCAGGACCTTGACCTATGGTTTTGAAATGCTTGGGGCTGGCAATAGAGAGTCAAGGATTTCCTCAGGTAGCACTCCTAGATGATAAACAGAGGGGAAACGCAAGACAGAATCCAATGCCCCCAAACccgtcatccccagccagagccctcatccccctgcacccttatcctctgccccagccagagccctcatccccccgcaccctaatcctcttccccagccttgagccccctcctgcatcatgaacccctcatccttccgcaccctgatcctctgcccctgTTCTGAGACCctccgcagcatgaacccctcatcctcagccctcatccctgcactccctcctatctccaaactccctcccaaagggtgcactccctctccttcccatacaccccttcccacccccaaactccctcccagaaccgcacccctcacccctcctgcaccctaatccgcagcccaggatctgcaccccagacctcctcccctaaaccccctcccagagccttaggcaggtgggggcggagttggggggcaggttctgggcaccaccaaaatttctacaaacttgccacccatggcagggggttagactaggtgacctcctgagatcacttccaaccctgatattctatgaatgggCCACATGGAAGGGACACTGGCCTGGGCCATGGACTCAGCACTTGGAAGATGGAAATGCAGAGCACCCAttgcccccagggaaaggagcAAGAGGCAGGAAGAGAACCCTGGGCTGGCAGGATTGATTTCACAGTATGATAATCTGTAATCCCCATCTCTCATGGACACCACAGAGGATTCATTCCAGCCCAGGGTTTGGCTACCCTCTTGTGGCTGTGTTTCTTATAACAGGTACGGAATGGGATGGTAGTGAGGGGAGACAGGCCCTCGCTAGAGTCTGGAGTCTGCAGCATCCAGATGGCCTGAAAAACACCCAGTGACAGCAGTGCTAGGGTAAAGCCTTTTGGATGCAGCACAATGTTGTTTTGTTCTGGGGCCCtgagaggccccaaccaagaacAGTGTCCCGTGGTGATAGGTGatgtacagacacatagtaagagtccctgccctgaagagcttacagtctacagaagacaaagggcaggaggggaaacagaggtgtaagcagagtcaggatgagctctaccctgacagttggtggtgaattatggggagagtggaaaggaatttcaggtatttgcattggcacacccactccACCTATCATAGCCCACGACTGCCTGGGAtggttttgacagctctgggatccccagtttctttgttattagggcaggaggaataaagtgttgtcaccctaattatgtgaatgaggaactatgagactgctttatgacagagatgactcaaacTCAaataagtagtacttgctagacaagggacacgggttccaaaacccagtgaattgagagaggttggggattggtgtgtgtacctgatagtATAGGCTCCCTTTTGagagcctggaacaccaattgcacatcctcctctctccactgttaaagagtagagctaattttgattccattaagagttcatctagaggctgctgagctgaattcacgttgggccaatggtgcaccagcactggggctcccctactacaagctgaaatcactaagagctgaaatgactgagtgctgtgttaactagtgggggagcctgaagacctatcgctaagcggctggcagagcggagcagtttgcagcgtgttggagcagcccatggaacagtgagcggagtggagcggtttgcgggaacggctggagtggctcaggggtcggctggaggagtggcacagctggtgagaTGGAGcaggtcgtggtgaaggctgcagtagaactccacagagaggcggagcagttaGCCCTGGCCCACAAAAGGTGCCGCTTAACACCCTATGTgtgtcccccccatttccacccaggctgggggggtaaaactccgcagataaacttttgaactctggggtggcactgaccagagaccttcaggttgttggactttggagtgattggacttaagaccataagggggaaaggacattgccaaatgtacttggaagtGGTTTTTTGCTTAcagtttgtgttataatcctgtttgtggtgtttctccaatgtgatgccgcattatttccctcctttattaaaaggattttgctaaactcatactccgtgcttgcgagagggaaagtattgcctcctagaggcacccgggaGGGTGgaatgtaagtgtcccaggtcactaggtgggggctcgagcctgttttacattgtgttattgaaacggaacccctggatactgaacccggcccttgttgctgccaactcagaggggcagaagggttacagaggCAAAGAGAAGATCAGTAGCTGAGCCGGCAACAGACCCCAGTTTCTCTGGCTATTAGTCCAGCGCTCTATCCCCTGGACCATTCTGCCTTCCAAGAGCTGGTCTAGTCTGTCTTTCCTCCATAGCAGGGGGCTTCAGAGCTCATTGGTACTCAGCTGTTCGACATGCTGGAACTGAATGCTATGCGGACATCCCAGGTCAGCCGGTGCTGCTCCAAGCGAAACTAGCTCACTGATGTTTGAGCTGGTCTCCAAGACAGCAGCAGACACCGCGTGTGGGCTCAGCCTCTTTCCTGGCATCTGGGCTTGTCTGAATGATGCCAGCTGTGGTGagatgcagggagcagggctgatgCAGGTGTCCCAGTGGAGACCTGGGTGGGAGGATGCCAGCAGGGGAGGTACAGATGAGCTGGAAACAGCAGCAACCAACAGTAGGAAGGCAATGCCTCCAGTCAGGCATGCTAAGAATTCGGGCTGGTTCACCATTGTGCAATGAATCACTCTCCCAGGAACATTTCTGGGGCAGTGCAAGGCTCCTTGTCAGCCTCTCTGACAAACACCAGGCAGGGTGAACTTACCTGGGATCCCATCCCGTTACTGTCACAGGAGGACATTGCACTTTCCAGATGAGGACAAGACACACTCCTGGGGCTTTTGATTTCAATCTAAACACTCATTAATTACTCTTAAGGTCACACCCAGAGGTCCCATTCAGGATCCAGGTCTCATTGGATTAGCCCTGTTCACACGCCAAGCAAAAGACAGGACCGGCCGTGAAGAGACTAGTGCTATAGTAAAAAATGATCCATGCATACATATAGGATaattatattcagcaaatcataactttttcaatgacatctcacatgacttatcttgcataaaatgcattataattatgtcataagcctatcataataatatcactgtgaagaatatgggttGCAGTGTTACACCAGCCACCCACGAAATAATTCTCTGGAGTAACTCAGAGGCCTTCCCCTCTAGTGTCCTGTCTccggccattggagatatttgccagtgccggctctaggcaccagtgttccaagcatgtgcttggggcagcacttttcaaggTGCAGCAAtccgggaggggggtggggggagtttcgGTGGcagcactcccctcccctccttttttatttttttgcttgaggttgcaaaaaacctggagccagccctgatattTGCTACTATTTGCTGTCGCAGATCAGCTATATGCCACTGGAGGCAATCTAATCATACCACGTGGTTTGTTATGTTTGTTACAATAAAGGATGGTGGCATTTTAATTTATAATGTATTTGCCGTTGTTTCTTTACATCCCAGCACCGAGCTGTGGCTTTCCCGTCTGCGCTGGGGAGGGATAGATGACACACCCAGGTGAGGATTTGAACCTAAGGAAGGCACCTGTCCGTATTAGCAAATGAAAAACGCTAGGCCAGATCGGTCTCCATTCCTCACCCTCACCGAGGTTGCTAGGGGCTAGGAGTTCTCCTGCTGAGCTAAGAGCAATGGAGTTGCTGATTAGACCAGTGCACACGCTGCAGCAAAGAAAAAGGAGGCCCATCCTCTTTGAAAGGGAAAAGACAAGGTGCGTTGGTGAGCGCACGCGAGCGTAACCAAAGGTGTGTTGGTGAGCGCACAGGAGCGTAACCAAAAGGGTGTTGTTGAGGGTGCAAGTCACCAGGCTGACATTACAGCTCACAGCTGATCTCACACACAACACAACCGATATCTTTATTACAACACAAAGCTGCCCCCAACACAAACACCGGCAATGCGTTTTGCGATACATTAAATCAGACAAGACACAGATGGGGGCAAATTTTCAACAGCGCCTAAGccacttaggagcccaagtctcaCTGACTGACCCCAAGTCTTAGActcctaagggtacgtctacactaccctctGTAtcagtgggtagcgatcgatttctcggggatcgatatatcgtgtctcatctagacgccatatattgatccctgaatgtgctcctgtcgactccggaactccaccagcacAAACggtggtagtggagtcgacagggggagccacggacgtcgatcccgcaccTTGAGGACCCGAgctaaatcaatctaagatacttcaacttcagctatgctattcacgtagctgaagttgcatctcttagatcgattcccgccccccctcccccagtgtacaCCAGCCCTAACTctcttgaaaatgggacttggacgcttttgaaaattttgccctggATCTTCAATATTGGCAGCGATTACATTCTCTGGGGGAAAACTCAGGGCTGATTATATGCTGTGATCAAGGAATGTAATTGATTGTCTATGAATTGGTGCTTATTTCTATAGAGGATCGTGAGATTGCGCAGAAGCAGGCTTAAAACTAGTCTGAAATTGAGTGTTTTGCTGACAAAGGGAAGTGTTACAAGGGGAGGGCAGTTCCAAACTAGAGCACTAAGTGGCACTCTTTACTATAGCTCCGCAtggaccagcagccccactgGAGCAGGTGCGAGGCCAGAGAAGCTGACCTGGGAACGTATGTAGCCAGCAGCATATGCTGGAGTAGCAGCAAGGgcgtggggcagaggaggagggagattGAGCCCTTCAACTTGACTGGAAGCCTTGTCCCCTTTACAGATTAAGCTGTTGGACAGCCAGAGAAGCCCAATCCAAAGGAGACGCGGGGCAAAGCAAAGCTGGAAAGGGCTGTCAGAGAAGGCAGCCCTGCCATGGGGAGttactggggcagcaggaggaccACAGCAGGTGGTTTCAGTCTTATTGAAATGAAGTTCTGCTCAGCTCCTCACACaagtatttctggctctgcctaTTCCCCTCAGCCTTCCCGTCAGGACATCTCCATGCAGCACGTCTCTTCCCTGCAGAGCCTCTGGCCCTGCAAGATTCTGCCTTGCGTTTCCCCTCTGCGTATCATCTCGGAGTGGTACCTGAGGAAACCCTTGACTCCTTATTGCCAGCCCCAAGCGTTCCAAAACCATAGGTCAAGGGTCCTGACAATCATGAAATGGACTTAGCAAATTATAAGGTTCTAAAGCTACTGTCCTTGCAGTTCTTTTATTAACCTTTTGATTTCTGAGCCTCAGGGCACCACgatttcaagcttttttctcccacccacaagggctagaaacctgcttttatagatttaaaatgaaaaaacccCGATTCTCACatcatcacatgactccaggagctgggtctgTAAGAAAAGCACCAGCTGTCATGACACTTGCAACAAGACTGCGAGAGTTGGCCAGTAACCATGGGAGTAACCATCACCAGGATCCCTACCTTGTGAGTGGAGCCTTTGGTAGGACTGGCGCACCTCACATGAAgctccatctcttcccagcaaTCTCATGTGTCACCCCTTTAGTCACAGGCTCAGAATTCAATTaaggccaaagttttcaaaagtgtctagcaATTAAAACAGGCCTGGCTTCCAGAaggcagctgctcagcacctgcagaaaaTCAGGCCCCGTTAAAGGATCTCAGATTTGGCACCTGAACATGAAGGCACCAAAATGCCTAAATCTTTGGCAACTCAAGCAGAGGAGGCCCTGTGAGAACGGCCGTCTCTGGAAGGGAACGTGGCCGGGATGGATATAACGTGTGTGAGGTCTGCAAGCGAGGGGCAACTCAGCCACACACTTCAGTCCTTGTTGCAGCTTAGAGAATATCAAACCAAAAAGGCTTCCCCCATTTTGCAAGGGCTTTTTCATGCCTGCCTCTCAGTCAtcccaaagcaaagcaaagcaaaccagTGAAAGAGACTAGCCAAGAATAACATGGACCCAAAAGCTCTCAAATTATCTGTTGGCTGAGATGGTGGCGTGGCAGGAAAGCAAACAGGCTGTTTGAAGAGGATGGTAGCACCCTAATTCGACATCAGGCAGGCTGTGCTTTAGTCTTCTGGTATTGTCAGGGCCGCGGTAGAGAAGAACGACGGGAAGTACTCTACAGTCACTTTGGGGACGGTCTGGGCCTTCGGTTTTGGTTTcttgctgggtttttttgcccGCTGGAATTCAAAGGGATCAGAAGCGTCAGTATTTCCCCCCCCAAGGTCCAGTTTCTATTTCATAGTCTTCAACCAAATCATCCATCTACCCAGTTAGCTCATGATTGCCTCCTGCTGGAATGGATGGCAAATAATTTCCCAGGCCCTTGCTCAATCCTGAATGGGTCCTGGATTGAAATTAGTTCTATCGCTGGCCTCACCTCTGGGGCTGCAGCTACCTCCCTGAAAACTGGACAGGATCATTCCTCTTAACCCTGATTCTACCCCTTCCAGCCATGGTCAGAGTGAAGGACGGAGGAGCCTATGGTGACTCATTCCtccatttccctcccttctcacaccAGAGAAAGGAGAACCCAGTCCCAACAGGGACATGTGCTGCCATCAAAGTTCATGAGCATCTTCCACTGATGCCCACAGGAGCTGCAAATTGAGAGCAGAATATAGGTCTCTGTCTTGGGAGAGACTAATATCCAGACACCTGGTGGGCCCACAATGCAGCCACTCATCTTTACATGGGCCAACGCTGAAGGCCTTAGATCTAGCAGCGCCATGTGTAACCATGGGGACCGCCATGGCCTCCTCCTTCTGGTGGCCCCATATGTTTAAAGAAGAGTTTCCATGTAGGTTTGTCCAAGAATGAGATGACCAATAGCCAGCCAAGGAAAACATGGACTGATTCCCTCACTGACCCGTGTTGGTTCTGCATCAGTTTCCTCTAGGGACAGTCAAGGGGCAACACATGGCACTGTAACTTCATTACCATGGGGGCAGATTGTACCTGGCTCCGTGACCCCAATGGAGTGCGCCTACCTAGAAAGGTAACAGCTCACCTGCTGCTGGGTGCATTTCACAGATGTCAAAGGTGCCTCTTGTACGAAATCAAGAACTGACACGTCGGCGGAACAATCCCTTGTTATCTGGGGAGAGAACGAGGGAGAAGCACTTTAAAGAGGGTATCTGAGGAGCCCCGTTTCAAAGCTTCATGGAAGCGCAGTTTAGCAATCGTTTTCAACTCAGAGGAAGCCTCCAGTGACAGTAATAATCATGGTGAATACATACTAAACAACACTAATACAGAACATCCTAACTGAGGCCAGGGCCCCATCGTGTCAAGAGCTGGACAGACATATCGCAAAGGacaattcctgccccaaagagcaggcCTCACTCTCTAAGTAAAGAATTATGTCTGAACTAGAAACACTGGCTGTTAAACAGTGAGCTCATCTCTAGAGTTGTGCAAATCACCGATTTGTCAGTTCAGCGGTTGAATCCCTTTTTTTCCTGAGTTGTcccaaagcaaattaaaaaaaaaaatttggtgaAATAAAAGAATCAGAAAAATTGTGCATCAGGtcaaatgaagcattttgtttgagtttttaacctggtttaataaaaatgaagtaaAATTCAAACCAAAAGGTTGTTTAGGATCATAAatcaaaaaaaagtcaaaatattttgtaattgttttttcCCCCGACTGACTCCATTTGGTGAATTCGACACAAAGTGTTTCACTCGACCCAAATGTGTGCGAATAAAGTTCCTTTAGAAAAATGTTACCCAACTCTGCTGTCCTCAACCTCCGTTCTAGCAGCGTTACCTTACCACTCCACTCTTCTACTGAAACAGATCTAAGCTCCTTCCACTGTTTCACTATATTCACCATCATCAATAGAGACCTTGTCTACCTCAGCTGAAGCAGCCATTTCACAGAGCAAACACCTTGGAATTCAGCCCCTGTTCAGAAGCTGATTTTCCAAGGTTGCTGAGCAGTTGGTTTTATTATCTAAGGAACGTAAATTATCTGACCACAAATGGGACAATGCTGgtgttttgtttattaaaatgGGAACTATGTTTTTTGGAGTCCTGTTGTaccttgggtgaccagatgtcccaattttctaGGGACactcctgatatttggggctttttcttatatagttgcCAATtatccaccccccagccccgtcccgatttttcacacttgctatctggtcaccctagttctacCTCACACTGCTGGAGATGGAGCCTTCTTGCCTGAATTGTTAATTTCTTTGCAACAACATTTAAGATGGTTCAATTTGTTTTACTCCTTGCAGTAACTGGTGATTCGAATGCCTTATAGCTTGGGACAATAGAGCCTTTGCAAAGCAACGTCTTCTTGAGGCCACTAGAGAGGCTGGAACATCTGGCTTAAACACGTCACTCGTTTTAAGTTCTGTGGTAGGTGTAATTGTCTGGCAATGTCACGCAGCCCCTGGCAGGTGTTGTTCTGAGTCAGGTTTGAGTacagcaggggtagtcaattattttttgtcatggTCCAAATTCCTTGGTCAAGGTGTAGTTaaagtccagactccagagaagaaaataacaataatgattttggagtctgttcaaaagcatctggtggttgGGATTTGGCCTATTAACTACCCCAGGATATACAGGATCCGAAACAGTCCACAGCTCAAAAATAAAGGGCAGGCGGCTTTGACAGTGAATACACTCCCAGCTCAGCTCCACTGTCCATTGAGGATACAAAAACTTCACATGCCCAAAAGAAAGGTTCTGCAGCACCAGTGGATTCAACCGTGTTCCCTAGAGGTGACcacaaaaaggggggaaaaagaaaaaaccacAACACCTACCCCTGGAATAGGCAACCTTGCAGACACAAGCCAATGGTTGAAGAGGGCTGGACACCAATTTCCTCCTTCCTTCGTTGGCGCAATGTGCAGAGGGTCAAGAAAACAGGCTTCTCTTCTGCCACTGCTGGGCTGGGTGACCATGGGCCAGTCACGACCTCTCTCTGTCTGTTTGCCCTGCTATCCTTTCTCTGTCTTAGCTTCTTACATTGCAAGCTCTTGGGGGCAGAGATGTActttatgtacagcacctagcacactggggccccgatctcggctgGGGCCTCCAGATAGCACCATAGTACAAAGAAACTCACCAGCCCATTCACTTACTTACCaaaataacagcaggactagaaaGTCTGGGGAGGAGACCCTCTTGTACGTGCAAATAAGAACACAGGCCTGGGAGGGGGAATCATAGAAGGTTAAGGTTGgacagggccgcctgggggaggggcaagtggggcaatttgccccaggccccgggccccacagaggcccccatgagagttttttgggggccctggagtgggatccttcactctctctgagggccctggaaaactctcatggggccagGCCCCCCCGGAGCTtattccgctccaggtcttcggcagcagggaccccccaccgccgaagaccccaggccccctgagtcctctgggcgtccctgaggttggaagagacctcaggaggtcatctagttcaaccccttgctcaaagcaggaccaacaccaactaaatcatcccagccagagctttgcctagccaggccttaaaaatctctaaggaaggagactccaccacctccctagataacccattccagtgcttcaccactctcctagtgatgTGTTCCCATGCCACATCAATCCGCTTGGGTCAAAGCCCTGGGTCCACCATCGTGCAGCAGTACCAGCCCCACACACTTCGCCTCTGAGGTTGTTTTAACAAGACATGAAGATGGCACCTGGCCATGCAGAATGCTTTACAGGGctgttttacatacaacaactgCAGCCACTGGCATACAAACACCTCCCCGGCCTCCTAAAATGGGGAGGAGAATCAGGATATGGCATGATGGATGTGGTGAGGCACGAACATCTCACCATGACTGGAGCCACGTGAAGCACGGGCAGGTTTGGTTTGCAGGGAGCTGTGCCCAGATTTTCCCTCTGAACTTCTGATTTGATCAAATGCAGCTGAACCTGCCTAAGTTCCCATCCAACAAAACCCACTCATTGTCCCCGATTCCCCGGTCATGTGACCCAGGCGCGCTGGACAGAGTGCAGACAACTAGGAACAGATCTGTGCCTAGTGAAACCTGAAACTCGATGATTTGCCCCAATTTCATCTGTAGGAGTTTAGCAAAACTCTAGGCGTGATGTAATGCCAGGTCAGCAGGGGTGGCAGATTGGTGTGATACTCCATGGCTGAGGCTGTACTGAAACCTCCTTTCACCTTCAAAGCTTTCTGAGTTATAGCAACAACCACAATGATAACTTGTGTGTATATGCCTAGCTCAGATGAGCACAGGGCGCCCCAACTAGAACAGGGAAAACTGGAACAAAATGAATGGTACAGAGGGGCGATTGGGAACTTTTTTCTCCCAGCCCCGTGACAGAAAAGCAAGGACACATTCAATGACACTTTAAAGGCAGCACAAGGAAATGCATTGTTTCACCCTCACACaagagcctgtggaactcactgccacaagacattcctgaggccaagagcttagcaggattcaaaaagagGGATCAGACATTTATATGCGTAATGAGGATCTCCAGAGTGATagtgttaaaaacaaacatgagTTCTGGAAGGGATATGAACCCTCATGCCTCAGGGCTCAAGCCAATTTCTGCTGGGGGTCAGGAGGACACTTCCAATGGGGGGCTTTGTGCACCTTTCTCTGAATCAGCTGGCACctgccactgctggagacaggactaGACAGACCAGGGGTCTGAGCCAGGCTGGCAGCTACTATGTCCAAGTGGTGCAAAGCTCCTAGCGAGAAAGAGGACAGTTTcaacagacatgccaaacctgtcaGAAAaacgcagaaattgggcttggttttggcttaattggtttGGGAGTTGCtggttggctagtttttggcttgtagctttctttccccccccccccactcccgggAAGCAGGGGCAAGGAGCAAGCggggcagtggaggggaagagtcaggggtgcacagcgggcccaccacagtcccagactgcacgccgggGGGATCTAGTTGCACGGAGTGTTGGGGTTCtcagggactggcttgttttgaaatgggattagcttgagtTTTGGcatattgtgaaagtcggggggCTTATTTACCGCGTGAAAGTTGGCAGCTGTGTTTCACACCTACCCCGTTTGGCTGATATCTGCAGTCCTCAAGGCGGTGGCTAGCCACACTTTTCCAGCAGTTCGTCTCTTTGATGGTGAAGTTGATGCTGAAGTGCGTACCCCAGTCAAATTGCTACAAGTACAAGGACAAATCTTTTAATGGCGTCACAAAGCGATGCCTTGTGCACGAGCCAGGGCTCCCCCGGTATCCGCTACACCTGCTCATGTCAAGGAAGCCGCTTGCTTTTCGAGGAGCATGGCAACCCCACAGGGGGCTTTAAGGAGACCAATAGCTACTTGTGCGCGCATCCTGTTTGCAATCAGGCATCTGTTAGGCACTGATCTCTGGGCGCATGTCTAATGGTGCATGCTCGTGCTCTTACGCCAAGGTGGTAGCATAGAGACCTGCACCACACACTCCCCTTGTTCACCAGCCATCCCTGCTTTCCCATCTGTTGCCGTGCCTGACTTCTATCACAGTGGGTCAAGATGGGTGGAATTCCCTCACTGCCAGGTGCATGCACAAGGGGGGGGAGGGCAAGTAAGGGCCCCCCCCCAATAATCATCAGGGGCACAGAACTCTCCAGCcatggacagggggtgggagagcGAGCGCCTTCGAGCCCAGGTCTTGGTGGGGGAACAGAACCTGCCTGCCCAAAAGGAGTCTCTCACAAACTCTTCTGCATGCCTCTGCTCGCTGCCCTTCCTCCCCCGGCACCTCTTGGTGTCCTGTGATGTGTGCTGGGAcctgggtcaggccaggccaCCACAGA from Gopherus evgoodei ecotype Sinaloan lineage chromosome 2, rGopEvg1_v1.p, whole genome shotgun sequence includes:
- the LOC115645326 gene encoding cathelicidin-2-like, giving the protein MAVVLFLVALLASLGVSVTASPLLEAQLLSPRDVARSAVEAYNQETGTQAVFRLFKLKSFHKTQFDWGTHFSINFTIKETNCWKSVASHRLEDCRYQPNGITRDCSADVSVLDFVQEAPLTSVKCTQQQRAKKPSKKPKPKAQTVPKVTVEYFPSFFSTAALTIPED